The following proteins are co-located in the Streptosporangium brasiliense genome:
- a CDS encoding LLM class F420-dependent oxidoreductase has translation MRIGMALNYSGGFKETVAALADYEKAGLDIVFVAEAYSFDAVSQMGYIAARTERLQIASGILPIYSRTPTLLAMTAAGMDYVSDGRFTLGLGASGPQVVEGFHGVPYTAPLGRTREVVEICRQVWRRERLTYEGKHYTVPLPADQGTGLGKPLKIINHPVRDRIPIVIAAIGPKNVELSAELAEGWEPIFYMPEKAAAVWGASLAAGKARRDPALGELDVIAQAPLAIGDDVSDWLELGRPMAALYIGGMGAKGKNFYNDLARRYGYEKEAEQIQNLYLDGKKDEAAALVPQELLEKMSLIGSEGHVRERLQAMRESGVTTVNVAPLGRTHEERVRLIEKVRDLAS, from the coding sequence ATGCGTATCGGTATGGCCCTGAACTACTCGGGGGGCTTCAAGGAGACGGTGGCCGCGCTGGCCGACTACGAGAAGGCGGGTCTCGACATCGTCTTCGTCGCCGAGGCCTACAGCTTCGACGCGGTCAGCCAGATGGGCTACATCGCGGCCAGGACCGAGCGCCTGCAGATCGCCTCCGGCATCCTGCCGATCTACTCCCGCACGCCCACCCTGCTGGCCATGACCGCCGCGGGCATGGACTACGTCTCCGACGGCCGCTTCACCCTCGGCCTGGGCGCCTCGGGCCCCCAGGTCGTCGAGGGCTTCCACGGCGTGCCGTACACCGCCCCGCTGGGCCGCACCCGCGAGGTCGTCGAGATCTGCCGCCAGGTCTGGAGGCGTGAGCGCCTGACCTACGAGGGCAAGCACTACACCGTCCCGCTCCCCGCGGACCAGGGCACCGGCCTGGGCAAGCCCCTGAAGATCATCAATCACCCCGTCCGTGACCGCATCCCCATCGTGATCGCCGCCATCGGTCCCAAGAACGTCGAGCTCTCCGCGGAGCTGGCCGAGGGCTGGGAGCCGATCTTCTACATGCCGGAGAAGGCCGCCGCCGTCTGGGGCGCCTCGCTGGCCGCGGGCAAGGCCAGGCGCGACCCGGCCCTGGGGGAGCTGGACGTCATCGCCCAGGCGCCGCTGGCCATCGGCGACGACGTGTCGGACTGGCTGGAGCTGGGCCGCCCGATGGCCGCCCTCTACATCGGCGGCATGGGCGCCAAGGGCAAGAACTTCTACAACGACCTCGCCCGCCGCTACGGCTACGAGAAGGAGGCCGAGCAGATCCAGAACCTCTATCTCGACGGCAAGAAGGACGAGGCCGCCGCGCTCGTCCCGCAGGAACTGCTGGAGAAGATGTCCCTGATCGGCTCCGAGGGCCACGTCCGCGAGCGCCTCCAGGCGATGAGGGAGTCGGGCGTCACGACCGTCAACGTCGCCCCGCTCGGCCGTACGCACGAGGAGCGGGTCCGGCTCATCGAGAAGGTGAGGGATCTGGCGTCCTGA
- a CDS encoding putative leader peptide → MMLYSAVRFFPVIVWLVERLHVDLCRLSSQLCR, encoded by the coding sequence ATGATGTTGTACTCCGCCGTGAGGTTCTTCCCGGTGATCGTGTGGCTCGTCGAGCGGCTCCACGTCGACCTGTGCCGTCTCAGCAGCCAGCTCTGTCGCTGA